A single Cannabis sativa cultivar Pink pepper isolate KNU-18-1 chromosome 7, ASM2916894v1, whole genome shotgun sequence DNA region contains:
- the LOC115697304 gene encoding probable LRR receptor-like serine/threonine-protein kinase At1g07650 isoform X1, with amino-acid sequence MKMGNTKTIILHDVIVFLLLLLCMEMGSIQYSTAQPGNGILLLPTSEVKAIREIAAQLNKKDWNFSDPCSNKTTIERPHTDQYFNTIICNCSISANVCHLQSITFVGQDLDGVLPPSVAKLQYLKQLNLGQNYLSGTIPSEWASTKLETLVLSVNNLTGPIPSFLGRITTLKALGLESNSFSGTIPPEFGNLVNMEIIFLSANNLTGTWPATFANMTNLKTLRISSNNFTGRLPDIFRSWKQLQNFELQGSGFEGPIPSSISVLNNLLTLRISDLKGESSEFPDLRSMNNMQKLMLRSCNIRGRIPDYISTLTNLVTLDLSFNRLEGTIPNFANIMGLSTIFLTSNQLTGLIPDWISSRDNRYAIDLSYNNFTKISGPPACRETFNLFRAFSQQSNKLLAPCLNPCSKDRYSVHINCGGKEVSIGNIKYQADEDVGGSAKFFQSPADWGFSSTGDFWDIWSSTKDHIANNASVLRMKNSELYTTARLSPLSLTYYARCLANGPYTVKLHFAEIILRDNRSYYSDGSRMFDVYVQGKLKLKDFDIEKEAKGVDKEVIRNFTAMVTDKTLDIRFQWAGRGTTNVPRRGMYGSLISAISMESNFKPPDEHRSTKIIVAGVVSALLLILMILVILWWKGYFEGKPSREQILKGLDLQTGFFSFRQIKAATNNFHPENKIGEGGFGSVFKGVLLDGTLIAVKQLSSKSKQGNREFVNEIGMISALQHPNLVKLHGCCIEGKQLLLVYEYMENNSLAHSLFGGHEGAAKLDWQMRQKICIGIAKGLAFLHEESPLKIVHRDIKANNILLDKDLNPKISDFGLAKLDEEENTHITTRVAGTIGYMAPEYALWGYLTFKADVYSFGIVALELVAGINNMKFRPNEDYVCLLDWVLVSQQKGNLMGVVDPKLESEFNHEEVFRMIKVALLCTNPSPALRPTMSAVVSMLEGRTLVHELIMDPSVYGDQSRFKALTEYIDHLRSPSSKEPAQQSFFFSSEASRLGRSSSTAPSTSNSNQT; translated from the exons ATGAAAATGGGTAATACCAAAACCATTATACTCCATGATGTAATTGTATTCCTACTACTTCTTCTTTGCATGGAAATGGGTTCCATCCAATATTCCACAGCTCAACCTGGAAATGGAATACTTCTTCTTCCCACTTCTGAAg TGAAAGCCATTAGAGAAATAGCAGCACAGTTGAATAAGAAAGACTGGAATTTCAGTGATCCATGTAGTAACAAAACAACCATTGAAAGGCCTCATACTGATCAGTACTTCAACACTATCATCTGTAATTGTTCCATCTCTGCAAATGTATGCCACCTCCAATCCAT CACATTTGTAGGACAGGATCTTGATGGGGTGCTTCCACCATCTGTGGCAAAGCTACAATATCTTAAGCAACT TAATTTGGGGCAGAACTACCTCAGTGGTACAATACCTAGTGAATGGGCTTCTACAAAGTTGGAAACACT GGTTCTCAGTGTCAACAATTTAACAGGACCAATACCAAGCTTTTTGGGAAGAATAACTACTCTCAAAGCTTT GGGTCTGGAGAGCAACTCTTTTTCTGGAACAATTCCCCCTGAGTTTGGAAATTTGGTTAACATGGAGATTAT CTTTCTTAGTGCTAATAATCTCACCGGAACATGGCCTGCAACTTTCGCTAACATGACTAATTTAAAAACTCT TAGGATTAGCAGCAATAACTTTACTGGAAGACTACCGGATATTTTCAGGAGTTGGAAACAACTTCAGAATTT TGAGTTACAAGGAAGTGGTTTTGAAGGGCCAATTCCATCTAGTATTTCGGTCTTGAATAATTTGTTGACACT AAGGATTAGTGACTTGAAAGGCGAGAGCTCGGAATTTCCAGACTTAAGAAGCATGAACAACATGCAGAAATT AATGTTGAGAAGCTGCAATATAAGAGGAAGAATTCCTGACTATATATCTACATTGACAAATCTGGTGACTTT AGACCTTAGCTTTAACAGATTGGAAGGGACTATTCCGAATTTTGCAAATATAATGGGATTGAGCACAAT ATTTCTGACAAGTAACCAGCTGACGGGGCTCATCCCGGACTGGATCAGTAGTAGAGATAATCGATA TGCAATAGATCTTTCTTACAATAATTTTACTAAAATTTCCGGTCCACCAGCTTGCCGAGAAACCTT CAATCTGTTTAGAGCTTTTTCGCAGCAAAGCAACAA ATTACTCGCCCCGTGCTTGAATCCATGTTCAAAAG ACCGATATTCGGTGCATATAAACTGTGGTGGCAAAGAAGTTTCCATTGGAAACATCAAGTATCAAGCCGATGAAGATGTAGGAGGTAGTGCAAAGTTCTTCCAGAGTCCAGCTGATTGGGGATTTAGCAGCACTGGTGACTTTTGGGATATTTGGAGTAGCACAAAAGACCACATAGCAAACAATGCATCTGTTCTCCGAATGAAGAATTCAGAGTTGTATACAACTGCTCGCCTCTCTCCTCTCTCGTTGACATACTATGCTCGGTGTCTAGCAAATGGACCTTATACTGTCAAACTTCACTTTGCAGAGATAATATTAAGGGACAACAGATCATATTACAGTGATGGTAGCCGAATGTTTGATGTTTATGTCCAG GGAAAACTAAAGTTGAAGGACTTTGATATCGAAAAAGAGGCAAAGGGAGTTGATAAAGAAGTGATTAGGAACTTTACTGCAATGGTGACTGATAAGACATTGGATATTCGTTTTCAATGGGCGGGGAGAGGGACAACAAATGTTCCGAGGCGAGGGATGTATGGTTCTCTTATTTCAGCTATATCTATGGAGTCTA ATTTCAAACCTCCGGATGAACACAGGAGCACGAAAATTATTGTTGCTGGGGTTGTTTCTGCATTGCTCCTTATTCTCATGATCTTAGTTATTCTTTGGTGGAAAGGCTATTTCGAAGGCAAGCCATCAAGGGAACAAA TTTTGAAAGGATTAGACTTGCAAACTGGTTTCTTTTCATTTAGACAAATTAAAGCGGCCACTAATAACTTTCATCCCGAAAATAAGATCGGTGAAGGTGGCTTTGGATCCGTATTCAAG GGTGTGCTGTTAGATGGTACTCTCATTGCAGTTAAACAACTATCTTCGAAATCAAAGCAAGGAAATCGAGAATTTGTTAATGAAATAGGCATGATTTCGGCTTTACAACACCCGAATCTTGTCAAATTGCATGGATGTTGTATCGAAGGAAAACAACTATTGTTGGTGTATGAGTACATGGAAAACAATAGCCTTGCTCATTCTTTATTCG GTGGACATGAAGGTGCGGCGAAATTAGACTGGCAAATGAGGCAGAAGATCTGTATTGGGATTGCGAAAGGTTTGGCTTTCCTGCACGAGGAATCGCCACTGAAAATTGTTCATAGGGACATTAAAGCAAACAATATACTACTTGATAAGGACCTTAATCCTAAAATTTCGGATTTTGGTCTTGCTAAACTAGATGAAGAAGAGAACACTCACATTACCACCAGAGTTGCTGGAACCAT AGGATACATGGCACCAGAGTATGCATTATGGGGTTATTTAACATTCAAAGCAGATGTTTACAGCTTCGGAATAGTTGCACTTGAACTCGTGGCTGGAATAAACAATATGAAATTTCGCCCAAATGAAGATTATGTTTGTCTTCTAGATTGG GTTCTTGTTTCGCAACAAAAAGGAAACTTAATGGGAGTGGTGGATCCCAAGTTGGAATCCGAGTTCAACCACGAAGAAGTATTTCGAATGATTAAAGTAGCTTTGTTATGTACTAATCCCTCACCAGCGCTTCGGCCAACCATGTCAGCAGTAGTGAGCATGCTCGAAGGCCGCACACTTGTTCACGAACTGATTATGGATCCAAGTGTTTATGGCGATCAATCGAGATTCAAGGCCTTAACAGAATACATTGATCACCTCAGAAGTCCGAGTTCGAAAGAACCTGCTCAGCAGAGCTTCTTTTTTTCATCTGAAGCTTCGAGGTTAGGCCGTTCCTCTTCGACAGCCCCGTCTACATCAAATAGCAACCAAACATAA
- the LOC115697304 gene encoding probable LRR receptor-like serine/threonine-protein kinase At1g07650 isoform X2: MEIIFLSANNLTGTWPATFANMTNLKTLRISSNNFTGRLPDIFRSWKQLQNFELQGSGFEGPIPSSISVLNNLLTLRISDLKGESSEFPDLRSMNNMQKLMLRSCNIRGRIPDYISTLTNLVTLDLSFNRLEGTIPNFANIMGLSTIFLTSNQLTGLIPDWISSRDNRYAIDLSYNNFTKISGPPACRETFNLFRAFSQQSNKLLAPCLNPCSKDRYSVHINCGGKEVSIGNIKYQADEDVGGSAKFFQSPADWGFSSTGDFWDIWSSTKDHIANNASVLRMKNSELYTTARLSPLSLTYYARCLANGPYTVKLHFAEIILRDNRSYYSDGSRMFDVYVQGKLKLKDFDIEKEAKGVDKEVIRNFTAMVTDKTLDIRFQWAGRGTTNVPRRGMYGSLISAISMESNFKPPDEHRSTKIIVAGVVSALLLILMILVILWWKGYFEGKPSREQILKGLDLQTGFFSFRQIKAATNNFHPENKIGEGGFGSVFKGVLLDGTLIAVKQLSSKSKQGNREFVNEIGMISALQHPNLVKLHGCCIEGKQLLLVYEYMENNSLAHSLFGGHEGAAKLDWQMRQKICIGIAKGLAFLHEESPLKIVHRDIKANNILLDKDLNPKISDFGLAKLDEEENTHITTRVAGTIGYMAPEYALWGYLTFKADVYSFGIVALELVAGINNMKFRPNEDYVCLLDWVLVSQQKGNLMGVVDPKLESEFNHEEVFRMIKVALLCTNPSPALRPTMSAVVSMLEGRTLVHELIMDPSVYGDQSRFKALTEYIDHLRSPSSKEPAQQSFFFSSEASRLGRSSSTAPSTSNSNQT; this comes from the exons ATGGAGATTAT CTTTCTTAGTGCTAATAATCTCACCGGAACATGGCCTGCAACTTTCGCTAACATGACTAATTTAAAAACTCT TAGGATTAGCAGCAATAACTTTACTGGAAGACTACCGGATATTTTCAGGAGTTGGAAACAACTTCAGAATTT TGAGTTACAAGGAAGTGGTTTTGAAGGGCCAATTCCATCTAGTATTTCGGTCTTGAATAATTTGTTGACACT AAGGATTAGTGACTTGAAAGGCGAGAGCTCGGAATTTCCAGACTTAAGAAGCATGAACAACATGCAGAAATT AATGTTGAGAAGCTGCAATATAAGAGGAAGAATTCCTGACTATATATCTACATTGACAAATCTGGTGACTTT AGACCTTAGCTTTAACAGATTGGAAGGGACTATTCCGAATTTTGCAAATATAATGGGATTGAGCACAAT ATTTCTGACAAGTAACCAGCTGACGGGGCTCATCCCGGACTGGATCAGTAGTAGAGATAATCGATA TGCAATAGATCTTTCTTACAATAATTTTACTAAAATTTCCGGTCCACCAGCTTGCCGAGAAACCTT CAATCTGTTTAGAGCTTTTTCGCAGCAAAGCAACAA ATTACTCGCCCCGTGCTTGAATCCATGTTCAAAAG ACCGATATTCGGTGCATATAAACTGTGGTGGCAAAGAAGTTTCCATTGGAAACATCAAGTATCAAGCCGATGAAGATGTAGGAGGTAGTGCAAAGTTCTTCCAGAGTCCAGCTGATTGGGGATTTAGCAGCACTGGTGACTTTTGGGATATTTGGAGTAGCACAAAAGACCACATAGCAAACAATGCATCTGTTCTCCGAATGAAGAATTCAGAGTTGTATACAACTGCTCGCCTCTCTCCTCTCTCGTTGACATACTATGCTCGGTGTCTAGCAAATGGACCTTATACTGTCAAACTTCACTTTGCAGAGATAATATTAAGGGACAACAGATCATATTACAGTGATGGTAGCCGAATGTTTGATGTTTATGTCCAG GGAAAACTAAAGTTGAAGGACTTTGATATCGAAAAAGAGGCAAAGGGAGTTGATAAAGAAGTGATTAGGAACTTTACTGCAATGGTGACTGATAAGACATTGGATATTCGTTTTCAATGGGCGGGGAGAGGGACAACAAATGTTCCGAGGCGAGGGATGTATGGTTCTCTTATTTCAGCTATATCTATGGAGTCTA ATTTCAAACCTCCGGATGAACACAGGAGCACGAAAATTATTGTTGCTGGGGTTGTTTCTGCATTGCTCCTTATTCTCATGATCTTAGTTATTCTTTGGTGGAAAGGCTATTTCGAAGGCAAGCCATCAAGGGAACAAA TTTTGAAAGGATTAGACTTGCAAACTGGTTTCTTTTCATTTAGACAAATTAAAGCGGCCACTAATAACTTTCATCCCGAAAATAAGATCGGTGAAGGTGGCTTTGGATCCGTATTCAAG GGTGTGCTGTTAGATGGTACTCTCATTGCAGTTAAACAACTATCTTCGAAATCAAAGCAAGGAAATCGAGAATTTGTTAATGAAATAGGCATGATTTCGGCTTTACAACACCCGAATCTTGTCAAATTGCATGGATGTTGTATCGAAGGAAAACAACTATTGTTGGTGTATGAGTACATGGAAAACAATAGCCTTGCTCATTCTTTATTCG GTGGACATGAAGGTGCGGCGAAATTAGACTGGCAAATGAGGCAGAAGATCTGTATTGGGATTGCGAAAGGTTTGGCTTTCCTGCACGAGGAATCGCCACTGAAAATTGTTCATAGGGACATTAAAGCAAACAATATACTACTTGATAAGGACCTTAATCCTAAAATTTCGGATTTTGGTCTTGCTAAACTAGATGAAGAAGAGAACACTCACATTACCACCAGAGTTGCTGGAACCAT AGGATACATGGCACCAGAGTATGCATTATGGGGTTATTTAACATTCAAAGCAGATGTTTACAGCTTCGGAATAGTTGCACTTGAACTCGTGGCTGGAATAAACAATATGAAATTTCGCCCAAATGAAGATTATGTTTGTCTTCTAGATTGG GTTCTTGTTTCGCAACAAAAAGGAAACTTAATGGGAGTGGTGGATCCCAAGTTGGAATCCGAGTTCAACCACGAAGAAGTATTTCGAATGATTAAAGTAGCTTTGTTATGTACTAATCCCTCACCAGCGCTTCGGCCAACCATGTCAGCAGTAGTGAGCATGCTCGAAGGCCGCACACTTGTTCACGAACTGATTATGGATCCAAGTGTTTATGGCGATCAATCGAGATTCAAGGCCTTAACAGAATACATTGATCACCTCAGAAGTCCGAGTTCGAAAGAACCTGCTCAGCAGAGCTTCTTTTTTTCATCTGAAGCTTCGAGGTTAGGCCGTTCCTCTTCGACAGCCCCGTCTACATCAAATAGCAACCAAACATAA